One segment of Cololabis saira isolate AMF1-May2022 chromosome 9, fColSai1.1, whole genome shotgun sequence DNA contains the following:
- the unc119.1 gene encoding protein unc-119 homolog B, whose translation MRMNGSRNEPSKAVNKGQQGDAEAEAERRDRKSGGGMLKKLKSRRSQAEKLPAVTEAELRALRGDVSPDQVLGLRAGTQDYLCKPEDNVFNIDFTRFKIRDLETGTVLFEIAKPPNSCPAENEDESGDFDASAGRFVRYQFTPAFLKLRTVGATVEFTVGDRPINSFRMIERHYFQGRLLKNFDFDFGFCIPNSRNTCEHIYEFPQLPDDLIHQMVEHPYETRSDSFYFVDNKLIMHNKADYAYNGGL comes from the exons ATGAGGATGAACGGTTCCCGAAACGAACCGTCCAAGGCAGTGAACAAGGGGCAGCAGGGGGACGCGGAGGCCGAGGCGGAGCGCAGGGACAGGAAGAGCGGCGGGGGGATGCTGAAGAAGCTGAAGTCGAGGCGCAGCCAGGCGGAGAAGCTGCCCGCCGTGACGGAGGCTgagctgcgggctctgcggGGAGACGTGTCCCCGGACCAGGTCCTGGGGCTGCGGGCCGGAACCCAAG ACTATCTTTGCAAACCCGAGGACAATGTCTTCAACATTGACTTTACCCGTTTCAAAATCAGAGATCTGGAGACGGGGACGGTGCTGTTTGAGATCGCCAAACCTCCTAACAGCT GTCCTGCAGAGAATGAAGATGAAAGTGGGGATTTTGACGCCAGTGCAGGACGTTTTGTCAGATACCAGTTTACTCCAGCTTTCCTGAAGCTGCGTACCGTTGGTGCGAC CGTTGAGTTCACGGTGGGGGACCGGCCCATCAACAGCTTCCGCATGATCGAGAGGCATTACTTCCAGGGACGCCTTCTCAAGaattttgactttgactttgggTTCTGCATACCCAACAGCCGCAACACGTGTGAACACATCTATGAGTTTCCACAGCTTCCAGACGACCTCA TTCACCAAATGGTGGAGCATCCTTACGAGACCAGATCAGACAGTTTCTACTTTGTGGACAATAAACTCATCATGCACAACAAGGCAGATTATGCGTACAACGGTGGGCTGTAA
- the c9h12orf43 gene encoding protein CUSTOS, whose product MAAPVKSVADSSSSDDEQLKRCQEAVWESRPNKTKDGDSKVTESKRVVVADHDHDGNELQVTQGFRTHVAKKLGHFLDSCISESQTKTSHGLEAAKCDDEDDHVGFRLFSTSVPGQKAVEPPPPGRRRTLPSSSDSDSDMETRLREAAVSVKDLFPSLTLPSRLSPSSAEPPGSGKIKTKKKKVAEGEESHESALKKKKRKKQNQEESEQLDCAGSAPDPEQHSQVKVKRKKKKKQTGNAEKEA is encoded by the exons ATGGCTGCCCCCGTTAAAAGTGTCGCCGATTCCAGCAGCAGTGACGATGAGCAGCTTAAAAGATGTCAGGAGGCAGTCTGGGAGAGCCGACCTAACAAGACCAAAG ATGGTGACAGCAAAGTGACGGAGTCCAAACG TGTTGTTGTTGCTGACCACGACCATGACGGCAATGAGCTCCAGGTCACCCAGGGGTTTAGGACACATGTGGCTAAAAAGTTGGGACATTTTCTTGACAG TTGCATTTCAGAGTCGCAGACTAAAACTTCACACGGTCTGGAAGCAGCCAAATGTGACGACGAAGATGATCACG TGGGATTTCGATTGTTTTCAACATCCGTCCCAGGACAGAAAGCTGTTGAACCTCCACCTCCTGGTAGGCGTCGGACTCTTCCCAGCTCCAG TGACAGCGACAGTGATATGGAAACCAGACTGAGAGAGGCAGCTGTGTCCGTCAAGGATCTCTTTCCCTCATTGACACTTCCCTCAAGACTGTCGCCTTCCTCAGCAGAACCTCCCGGatcaggaaaaataaaaaccaaaaagaaGAAAGTCGCAGAGGGAGAAGAAAGTCACGAATCAGCtctcaagaaaaagaaaaggaagaaacagAATCAGGAAGAGAGCGAGCAGCTGGACTGTGCGGGTTCTGCTCCCGATCCAGAGCAGCATTCACAGGTCAAAGTGAaacggaaaaagaaaaagaaacaaacaggaAACGCAGAGAAAGAGGCTTGA
- the hnf1a gene encoding hepatocyte nuclear factor 1-alpha isoform X2, with translation MEGEDRAARARPSLLTALQEQLISALLESGLSRDILVQAMGELEQNRTGVGAERGERGDGESSEEGEMDFPPPIFRDLERLSPEKASKLKAEVDRLLQEDPWQVAKIVKTYMQQHNLPQREVVESTGLNQSHLSQHLNKGTPMKNQKRAALYSWYVKRQYEISQQFTNAKHGLTTMEEQADEAKKGRRNRFKWGPASLQILFQAYDRQKNPSKEEREGLVEECNRAECLQRGVSPSQLAGLGSNLVTEVRVYNWFANRRKEEAFRHKLALDTPFTTQLVSSSNATLPPSPEPGVKYIQQISCDTVISCRSSAGERVGRVLASPVQLEPSHTLLETHNPKLVSSSGPLPPVSTLTSLHSLSATPASSQSLIMASMPSVMSLGESSLLIGLTSAQPQSVPVINNMGGGFTTLQPISFQQQLHASHQQPLSQHLQSHMTSNPFMATMAQLPCHMYNKSESPQYHSSSLLSQAMVIADSSLGTLTSLAAVRQILTADPEEQTDPPLQEDALHMQPHTPGPASSETLELYPSSQMTERHQVHLLSPSPADISSYMPTQLVSTAQ, from the exons ATGGAGGGAGAAGACAGGGCAGCCAGGGCAAGGCCCAGCCTTTTGACGGCCCTTCAGGAGCAGCTGATCTCGGCCCTGCTGGAATCTGGACTGTCCCGTGACATCTTGGTCCAAGCCATGGGGGAACTAGAGCAAAACAGGACAGGTGTTGGTGCAGAGAGGGGAGAGAGGGGAGATGGAGAGAGCTCCGAAGAGGGAGAAATGGACTTCCCCCCGCCTATATTCCGAGATTTGGAGAGGCTTTCTCCGGAGAAGGCGTCCAAGCTGAAGGCTGAAGTCGACCGCTTATTGCA GGAGGACCCCTGGCAGGTTGCAAAGATAGTGAAAACCTACATGCAGCAGCACAACCTACCTCAGAGAGAAGTGGTGGAGTCCACGGGACTGAACCAGTCCCACCTCTCCCAGCACCTCAACAAAGGTACACCCATGAAGAACCAGAAGCGAGCTGCTCTGTACAGCTGGTACGTCAAGAGGCAGTACGAGATCAGCCAGC AATTTACCAACGCCAAACACGGCCTTACAACTATGGAGGAGCAAGCGGACGAGGCCAAGAAAGGACGGAGGAACAGGTTCAAATGGGGTCCAGCGTCCCTGCAGATCCTCTTCCAGGCCTACGACCGACAGAAGAACCCCAGCAAGGAGGAACGAGAGGGGCTGGTGGAGGAGTGCAACAG GGCAGAGTGTCTTCAGCGGGGGGTGTCTCCTTCCCAGCTCGCCGGACTGGGTTCCAATCTGGTCACTGAAGTCCGAGTGTACAACTGGTTTGCCAACCGCCGTAAAGAGGAGGCCTTCCGCCACAAGCTAGCCCTAGACACACCTTTCACCACCCAGTTGGTCTCCTCCTCTAACGCTACCCTTCCACCGAGTCCTGAGCCTG GTGTGAAATACATCCAGCAGATCTCATGTGACACCGTCATCTCATGTAGAAGTAGCGCTGGGGAGAGAGTGGGGCGTGTCTTGGCCAGTCCTGTCCAACTGGAGCCCAGTCACACACTCCTTGAGACCCATAACCCCAAGCTG GTGTCCAGCAGCGGCCCACTGCCCCCAGTAAGCACTCTGACCTCTCTACACAGTCTGTCTGCCACCCCGGCATCTTCTCAGAGCCTCATCATGGCCTCCATGCCCAGCGTCATGAGCCTGGGAGAGTCTTCTCTTCTCATTG GTTTGACCTCCGCGCAGCCGCAGAGCGTGCCCGTCATTAACAACATGGGAGGCGGCTTCACAACTCTGCAGCCAATCTCgttccagcagcagcttcacgCCTCGCACCAGCAGCCGCTATCACAGCACCTTCAGAGTCACATGACTTCCAATCCGTTCATGGCAACCATGGCGCAGCTGCCGTGTCACA TGTACAACAAGTCGGAGTCTCCTCAGTATCACTCATCCAGTCTGCTGTCTCAGGCCATGGTGATCGCCGACAGCAGCCTGGGGACGCTGACCAGCCTGGCTGCAGTCAGACAG ATTCTCACAGCTGATCCCGAGGAACAGACAGACCCGCCTTTACAGGAAGACGCTTTACACATGCAGCCACACACGCCTGGGCCAG CTTCCTCCGAGACCCTGGAGCTCTATCCCTCCTCTCAGATGACAGAACGTCATCAGGTTCATCTCCTCTCACCTTCACCGGCAGACATCAGCTCCTACATGCCGACACAACTGGTGTCCACAGCGCAGTGA
- the hnf1a gene encoding hepatocyte nuclear factor 1-alpha isoform X1 has translation MEGEDRAARARPSLLTALQEQLISALLESGLSRDILVQAMGELEQNRTGVGAERGERGDGESSEEGEMDFPPPIFRDLERLSPEKASKLKAEVDRLLQEDPWQVAKIVKTYMQQHNLPQREVVESTGLNQSHLSQHLNKGTPMKNQKRAALYSWYVKRQYEISQQFTNAKHGLTTMEEQADEAKKGRRNRFKWGPASLQILFQAYDRQKNPSKEEREGLVEECNRAECLQRGVSPSQLAGLGSNLVTEVRVYNWFANRRKEEAFRHKLALDTPFTTQLVSSSNATLPPSPEPGVKYIQQISCDTVISCRSSAGERVGRVLASPVQLEPSHTLLETHNPKLVRVSDHNFIPSRGCHPNPDLRWLQVSSSGPLPPVSTLTSLHSLSATPASSQSLIMASMPSVMSLGESSLLIGLTSAQPQSVPVINNMGGGFTTLQPISFQQQLHASHQQPLSQHLQSHMTSNPFMATMAQLPCHMYNKSESPQYHSSSLLSQAMVIADSSLGTLTSLAAVRQILTADPEEQTDPPLQEDALHMQPHTPGPASSETLELYPSSQMTERHQVHLLSPSPADISSYMPTQLVSTAQ, from the exons ATGGAGGGAGAAGACAGGGCAGCCAGGGCAAGGCCCAGCCTTTTGACGGCCCTTCAGGAGCAGCTGATCTCGGCCCTGCTGGAATCTGGACTGTCCCGTGACATCTTGGTCCAAGCCATGGGGGAACTAGAGCAAAACAGGACAGGTGTTGGTGCAGAGAGGGGAGAGAGGGGAGATGGAGAGAGCTCCGAAGAGGGAGAAATGGACTTCCCCCCGCCTATATTCCGAGATTTGGAGAGGCTTTCTCCGGAGAAGGCGTCCAAGCTGAAGGCTGAAGTCGACCGCTTATTGCA GGAGGACCCCTGGCAGGTTGCAAAGATAGTGAAAACCTACATGCAGCAGCACAACCTACCTCAGAGAGAAGTGGTGGAGTCCACGGGACTGAACCAGTCCCACCTCTCCCAGCACCTCAACAAAGGTACACCCATGAAGAACCAGAAGCGAGCTGCTCTGTACAGCTGGTACGTCAAGAGGCAGTACGAGATCAGCCAGC AATTTACCAACGCCAAACACGGCCTTACAACTATGGAGGAGCAAGCGGACGAGGCCAAGAAAGGACGGAGGAACAGGTTCAAATGGGGTCCAGCGTCCCTGCAGATCCTCTTCCAGGCCTACGACCGACAGAAGAACCCCAGCAAGGAGGAACGAGAGGGGCTGGTGGAGGAGTGCAACAG GGCAGAGTGTCTTCAGCGGGGGGTGTCTCCTTCCCAGCTCGCCGGACTGGGTTCCAATCTGGTCACTGAAGTCCGAGTGTACAACTGGTTTGCCAACCGCCGTAAAGAGGAGGCCTTCCGCCACAAGCTAGCCCTAGACACACCTTTCACCACCCAGTTGGTCTCCTCCTCTAACGCTACCCTTCCACCGAGTCCTGAGCCTG GTGTGAAATACATCCAGCAGATCTCATGTGACACCGTCATCTCATGTAGAAGTAGCGCTGGGGAGAGAGTGGGGCGTGTCTTGGCCAGTCCTGTCCAACTGGAGCCCAGTCACACACTCCTTGAGACCCATAACCCCAAGCTGGTGAGAGTATCTGATCATAACTTCATTCCTTCACGAGGCTGCCATCCAAATCCTGATCTCCGTTGGTTGCAGGTGTCCAGCAGCGGCCCACTGCCCCCAGTAAGCACTCTGACCTCTCTACACAGTCTGTCTGCCACCCCGGCATCTTCTCAGAGCCTCATCATGGCCTCCATGCCCAGCGTCATGAGCCTGGGAGAGTCTTCTCTTCTCATTG GTTTGACCTCCGCGCAGCCGCAGAGCGTGCCCGTCATTAACAACATGGGAGGCGGCTTCACAACTCTGCAGCCAATCTCgttccagcagcagcttcacgCCTCGCACCAGCAGCCGCTATCACAGCACCTTCAGAGTCACATGACTTCCAATCCGTTCATGGCAACCATGGCGCAGCTGCCGTGTCACA TGTACAACAAGTCGGAGTCTCCTCAGTATCACTCATCCAGTCTGCTGTCTCAGGCCATGGTGATCGCCGACAGCAGCCTGGGGACGCTGACCAGCCTGGCTGCAGTCAGACAG ATTCTCACAGCTGATCCCGAGGAACAGACAGACCCGCCTTTACAGGAAGACGCTTTACACATGCAGCCACACACGCCTGGGCCAG CTTCCTCCGAGACCCTGGAGCTCTATCCCTCCTCTCAGATGACAGAACGTCATCAGGTTCATCTCCTCTCACCTTCACCGGCAGACATCAGCTCCTACATGCCGACACAACTGGTGTCCACAGCGCAGTGA